From a single Arthrobacter sp. SLBN-112 genomic region:
- a CDS encoding 4-phosphopantoate--beta-alanine ligase has translation MSIQLVKTVHELHTESARLLGARRGTSQGLVPTMGALHEGHAALARTAVEHNDVVVASIFVNPLQFGDAVDLDRYPRTLDADLALLEEQGVDLVFAPSVEEVYPGGEPLVRVTSGRLGEKWEGASRPGHFDGALTVVAKLLHYGMPAAGLPAGSADDASQAGGLPAYRAYFGQKDAQQLALVRRMVADLNFPVEIVGVPTVRAEDGLALSSRNRFLSDTERDAALVLSRALRVLEERANAHEPLDLDSALALVESQPLVELDYFEVVDPLTLEPLAENCRETPFRGEALALIAAKVGPVRLIDNMPLSS, from the coding sequence ATGTCCATTCAACTCGTCAAAACCGTTCACGAACTGCACACGGAAAGCGCCAGGCTCCTTGGCGCCAGGCGCGGTACATCGCAGGGCCTGGTGCCTACTATGGGCGCACTGCACGAAGGCCATGCCGCTCTGGCGCGCACCGCCGTCGAGCACAACGACGTTGTAGTGGCCAGCATCTTCGTCAACCCCCTGCAGTTCGGCGATGCTGTGGACCTGGACCGCTATCCCAGGACGCTGGACGCCGACCTTGCGCTGCTGGAGGAGCAGGGTGTTGATCTGGTGTTTGCGCCGTCCGTGGAGGAGGTGTACCCCGGCGGGGAGCCCCTGGTGCGGGTTACCTCCGGCCGCCTCGGCGAAAAGTGGGAGGGTGCTTCCCGGCCCGGGCACTTCGACGGCGCCCTGACCGTTGTTGCGAAACTGCTGCATTACGGCATGCCGGCCGCTGGTCTTCCTGCCGGTTCCGCCGATGACGCTTCCCAGGCCGGCGGCTTGCCCGCGTACCGGGCCTACTTTGGGCAGAAGGACGCGCAGCAGTTGGCCCTGGTCCGGCGGATGGTTGCCGATCTGAACTTTCCGGTCGAGATCGTCGGCGTGCCCACGGTCAGGGCAGAGGACGGGCTGGCGTTGTCCAGCCGGAACCGTTTCCTGTCCGACACCGAGCGGGACGCCGCGCTGGTCCTCTCCCGGGCGCTGCGGGTGCTGGAGGAGCGGGCAAATGCCCACGAGCCGCTGGACCTGGATTCCGCGCTGGCACTGGTTGAGTCCCAACCCCTGGTTGAACTGGACTACTTCGAAGTGGTGGACCCGCTAACCCTGGAACCGCTGGCCGAGAACTGCCGGGAGACTCCTTTCCGCGGGGAGGCCCTGGCGCTGATCGCCGCCAAGGTTGGCCCGGTCCGGCTGATCGACAATATGCCGCTCAGTTCCTGA
- a CDS encoding type 1 glutamine amidotransferase domain-containing protein: MSENSIAGKKVAFLLTDGVEQVELTSPWQAVKDAGGEPTLVAPKSGKLQGYNGTEKGDTFDVDLTVAEANASDFDALVLPGGVVNADHLRVDKDAQSFTRSFFEQHKPVASICHGPWLLIEAGVIRGRNVTSYFTLETDLKNAGANWTDQEVVVDQGLVTSRNPDDLPAFNNKLVEEISEGQHAGQTA; encoded by the coding sequence ATGTCAGAGAACAGCATCGCAGGCAAAAAGGTGGCATTCCTGCTGACTGACGGAGTGGAGCAGGTGGAGCTCACCAGCCCCTGGCAGGCCGTGAAGGATGCCGGCGGCGAACCCACCCTGGTGGCACCCAAGAGCGGCAAGCTGCAGGGCTACAACGGTACGGAAAAGGGCGACACCTTCGACGTCGACCTCACAGTGGCTGAAGCGAATGCCTCGGACTTTGACGCCCTGGTGCTCCCCGGCGGCGTCGTCAACGCGGACCACCTGCGCGTGGACAAGGACGCCCAGAGCTTCACCCGCAGCTTCTTTGAACAGCACAAGCCTGTGGCGTCGATCTGCCACGGGCCCTGGCTGCTGATCGAGGCCGGAGTCATCAGGGGCCGCAACGTCACCTCCTACTTCACGTTGGAAACAGACCTGAAGAACGCCGGCGCCAACTGGACGGACCAGGAAGTGGTGGTGGACCAGGGCTTGGTCACCAGCCGCAACCCGGACGACCTCCCGGCCTTCAACAACAAGCTGGTGGAAGAGATCTCCGAAGGCCAGCACGCGGGCCAGACCGCCTGA
- a CDS encoding DHA2 family efflux MFS transporter permease subunit, translating to MSTETSSNSSGQSVQTPGQEAQPAAPEKMSRESVTIISTLLVATFVVILNETIMNVALQRLMVDLRVDAPTVQWLSTGFMLTMAVVIPTTGFILQSLSTRAVFMLAMGLFAGGTALAAVAPGFEVLLLARIVQAGGTAIMLPLLMTTILTLVPLAKRGAVMGNVSIAISVAPAMGPTVSGLILEHFTWRFMFVFVLPVALAALAIGAKYLTNVGEPEKARLDTLSVILTVPAFGGLVYGLSQIGGGHGGQAGPSAGAIAALVIGVAALTVFVLRQVRLQKAAAPLLDLRAFKLRMFTVSVLLMVVAMMALFGGVILLPLYLQEVRGLGSLETGLALLPGGLAMGLLGPVIGRAFDKVGPLPLTITGSVLMVVALWQFSMLDAGTPVWWIVTLHVGLSFGLALLFTPAFTTGLNPLPPHLYSHGSAIMSTTQQVAGAAGTALLVSIFAVVSAASGLVAGMSAAFLTATVIALAAVVLSAMMRKTEGAGAGHGGH from the coding sequence ATGTCTACCGAGACCTCGTCCAACTCCAGCGGCCAGTCCGTCCAAACGCCCGGGCAGGAAGCCCAGCCCGCCGCACCGGAGAAGATGTCCCGGGAGTCCGTGACCATCATCAGCACGCTGCTGGTGGCGACGTTCGTGGTGATCCTTAACGAGACCATCATGAACGTCGCCCTGCAGCGGCTCATGGTGGACCTCCGTGTGGACGCTCCCACCGTCCAGTGGCTGTCCACCGGGTTCATGCTCACAATGGCCGTCGTCATCCCCACCACGGGGTTCATCCTGCAAAGCCTGTCCACGCGTGCCGTCTTCATGCTTGCCATGGGCCTGTTCGCCGGTGGAACAGCACTGGCTGCTGTGGCTCCAGGGTTCGAAGTCCTGCTGCTGGCACGCATTGTCCAGGCCGGCGGCACCGCCATCATGCTCCCGCTGCTGATGACCACCATCCTCACCCTGGTTCCGCTGGCCAAGCGCGGCGCCGTCATGGGCAATGTCAGCATCGCCATCTCGGTGGCGCCGGCCATGGGTCCCACGGTCTCCGGCCTGATCCTGGAACATTTCACCTGGCGCTTCATGTTCGTCTTCGTGCTGCCGGTGGCCCTCGCGGCGCTGGCCATTGGAGCGAAATACCTCACCAACGTGGGCGAGCCTGAAAAGGCCCGGCTGGATACACTGTCCGTCATCCTCACGGTCCCCGCATTTGGTGGCCTGGTCTACGGGCTCAGCCAGATTGGCGGCGGCCATGGCGGGCAGGCCGGTCCCAGTGCCGGCGCCATCGCAGCCCTGGTCATCGGCGTCGCAGCCCTGACAGTTTTCGTCCTCCGCCAGGTCCGGCTCCAGAAGGCAGCCGCGCCCTTGCTGGACCTGCGCGCCTTCAAGCTCCGGATGTTCACCGTCTCGGTCCTGCTGATGGTGGTGGCCATGATGGCCCTGTTCGGCGGCGTCATCCTGCTGCCGCTTTACCTCCAGGAAGTCCGTGGCCTGGGCTCGCTCGAAACCGGTCTTGCACTGCTTCCCGGCGGCCTGGCCATGGGCCTGCTCGGCCCGGTCATCGGCCGCGCGTTCGACAAGGTGGGTCCGTTGCCGCTCACCATCACCGGATCCGTCCTGATGGTGGTGGCCCTCTGGCAGTTTTCAATGCTCGACGCCGGCACCCCGGTGTGGTGGATCGTCACCTTGCACGTGGGGCTGAGTTTCGGCCTGGCGCTGCTGTTCACGCCCGCCTTCACCACCGGCCTGAACCCGCTGCCGCCGCACCTCTACTCGCACGGGTCCGCCATCATGAGCACCACCCAGCAGGTGGCCGGTGCCGCGGGAACGGCGCTCCTGGTGTCCATCTTCGCTGTGGTGAGCGCCGCCTCGGGACTCGTCGCCGGGATGAGCGCAGCCTTCCTGACGGCTACCGTCATAGCCCTTGCCGCCGTCGTACTTTCCGCGATGATGCGCAAGACCGAAGGTGCCGGCGCGGGCCACGGCGGGCACTGA
- a CDS encoding alpha/beta fold hydrolase yields MTRENIRTPDGGTVELFSTGADLASAGSGVVVVPPSMVTAADYTKFAQKLSASLGRPVHTFNRRGRGSSSPQPEDYTLDVDIRDLDTVMKHTSSTDVFGHSFGGAVALHAARTLPVERLAVYDPAVSVNGSVTADWIAEYERAIAAGDHDRALAVIQRGLEAGGSFSSRMPLSMLTLANKLTAGTTEGKQQRELMRTGVREIKAIIAADMPAEPFQALPLETLIVVGEKSPAYFGIACGQIHDVLSGSSYTILPGLGHDGAIKAPDRLIKELSEFFAG; encoded by the coding sequence ATGACGCGAGAGAACATCAGGACCCCCGACGGCGGCACTGTGGAGCTCTTCTCCACCGGCGCTGACCTTGCTTCTGCGGGCTCGGGCGTGGTGGTTGTGCCGCCTTCCATGGTGACGGCTGCGGATTACACCAAGTTCGCCCAGAAACTGAGCGCTTCCCTGGGCCGCCCGGTGCACACCTTCAACCGGCGCGGGCGCGGATCCTCGTCCCCGCAGCCCGAGGATTACACGCTGGACGTGGACATCCGCGACCTGGATACGGTCATGAAGCACACCTCCAGCACCGATGTGTTTGGGCACAGCTTCGGCGGCGCCGTTGCCCTGCACGCGGCCCGGACACTGCCGGTGGAACGGCTCGCCGTCTATGACCCCGCCGTCTCCGTGAACGGCAGCGTCACGGCCGACTGGATCGCAGAGTACGAGCGCGCCATCGCCGCTGGAGACCATGACCGCGCCCTCGCCGTGATCCAGCGGGGCCTTGAAGCCGGCGGTTCCTTCTCATCGCGCATGCCGCTGTCCATGCTGACCCTCGCCAACAAACTGACCGCCGGAACCACCGAAGGCAAGCAGCAGCGCGAGCTCATGCGCACCGGGGTCCGCGAAATCAAAGCCATCATTGCCGCCGACATGCCGGCCGAGCCGTTCCAGGCGCTTCCCCTGGAGACGCTGATCGTGGTGGGCGAAAAGAGCCCCGCCTACTTCGGCATCGCCTGCGGCCAGATCCACGACGTGCTTTCCGGCTCCAGCTACACCATCCTGCCCGGCCTCGGCCACGACGGCGCCATCAAGGCTCCGGACAGGCTGATCAAGGAACTGAGCGAGTTCTTCGCCGGCTGA
- a CDS encoding TetR/AcrR family transcriptional regulator → MTSAGPGRPRHQQPSRPGATARDEILDAAAELFTTQGFASTSTRSIADAVGIRQSSLYHHFKTKDDILEDLLEGTVSGGLTFARAVAALPTDDPETESPAGSRLHAVALYDGTQLCSARWNLGVLYHLPEVRSDRFARFHNHRQELRRLYGALGAGLSAAPGGPGGGDFTFRLVESLIYLRADGAAGTDSAMQAADAGLILCGLGDRLPAIHAASQALINRLA, encoded by the coding sequence GTGACTTCCGCCGGACCGGGCCGCCCCCGCCACCAGCAGCCCTCGCGGCCGGGCGCCACCGCCCGCGATGAAATCCTCGACGCCGCGGCGGAGCTGTTCACCACCCAGGGCTTCGCCAGCACCTCCACGCGGTCCATCGCGGACGCGGTGGGCATCCGGCAGTCGTCCCTGTACCACCACTTCAAGACCAAGGACGATATCCTCGAGGACCTGCTTGAGGGGACGGTGTCCGGCGGGCTGACGTTCGCACGTGCCGTGGCCGCGCTGCCCACTGATGACCCGGAAACCGAAAGTCCGGCTGGAAGCCGCCTTCACGCCGTCGCGCTTTATGACGGCACCCAGCTGTGCAGCGCGCGGTGGAACCTTGGCGTGCTGTACCACCTGCCCGAGGTCAGGAGCGACCGCTTTGCCCGGTTCCACAACCACCGCCAGGAGCTCAGGCGGTTGTACGGGGCACTGGGCGCGGGGCTGTCAGCCGCGCCGGGCGGACCGGGCGGCGGCGACTTCACCTTCCGCCTGGTGGAATCCCTGATCTACCTCCGCGCGGACGGCGCCGCCGGTACCGACTCCGCCATGCAGGCCGCCGACGCCGGGCTGATCCTGTGCGGGCTCGGGGACCGGCTGCCGGCCATCCACGCGGCGAGCCAGGCCCTCATCAACCGCCTGGCCTGA
- a CDS encoding amino acid permease: protein MTSTVLPTVHQDDADLTSLGYQPTLHRKLGRYASFAAGFSFVSILTTIFQLFAFGYSFAGPAFFWTWPVVLVGQLLVALNFAELAARYPLSGAVYQWARRVGGEGVGWFAGWFMAIAQVVTAAAAAIALQVVLPQLWDGFQVVGGDPALNTVTGASNAVVLGAVLLVATTIINSLGVKLMAHVNSVGVTCEIVGVAAVILALISAAQRGPDVVADTTVLQGSDLGAVGAFLVSGLMAAYVMVGFNSAGELSEETKDPRRTAPRTILSALLISGVGGALMIITALMAAPSLDDGRLATEGLPYVLTAVLGTFWGKVLLVDVAIAIFVCTLAIQTAGSRLVFSMARDGKLPASALLSSVHPTRGTPMWPSIVIGALAVGVLAINVGNAALFTTLCSVCIVMVYLAYLLVTVPQLLNRLRGDWDRVGQTMPAGLFSLGRWGLPVNILAVLYGGVMVVNLAWPRPEVYDPSGENGLLLWSAPLMVTAVLLLGLWVRSRNLAAKA, encoded by the coding sequence ATGACATCCACCGTTCTCCCCACCGTCCACCAGGACGATGCAGACCTGACGTCCCTTGGCTACCAGCCCACCCTCCACCGAAAGCTCGGCCGCTACGCTTCCTTTGCTGCTGGCTTCTCGTTCGTTTCCATCCTCACCACCATCTTCCAGCTCTTCGCGTTCGGCTACTCGTTCGCCGGGCCGGCGTTCTTCTGGACCTGGCCGGTGGTCTTGGTGGGCCAGCTGCTGGTGGCCCTGAACTTCGCCGAACTCGCGGCCCGCTACCCCCTGTCCGGTGCCGTGTACCAGTGGGCGCGGCGCGTCGGCGGGGAAGGCGTGGGCTGGTTCGCCGGCTGGTTCATGGCAATCGCCCAGGTGGTCACCGCAGCTGCAGCGGCCATCGCCCTGCAGGTGGTCCTGCCCCAGCTCTGGGACGGGTTCCAGGTGGTGGGCGGCGACCCCGCTCTCAACACGGTGACCGGTGCTTCCAACGCAGTGGTCCTGGGCGCCGTCCTCCTGGTGGCCACCACCATCATCAACTCCCTGGGCGTGAAGCTGATGGCGCACGTCAACTCCGTGGGCGTCACCTGCGAGATCGTGGGTGTCGCGGCCGTGATCCTGGCGCTCATCAGCGCCGCCCAGCGCGGGCCGGACGTGGTTGCGGACACCACCGTGCTGCAGGGATCAGACCTGGGCGCCGTGGGAGCCTTCCTGGTCTCCGGGCTGATGGCCGCGTACGTCATGGTGGGCTTCAACTCCGCCGGCGAGCTGTCCGAGGAAACCAAGGACCCGCGCCGCACCGCACCCCGGACCATCCTCTCCGCCCTGCTCATCTCCGGCGTCGGCGGTGCGCTGATGATCATCACCGCCCTGATGGCGGCCCCGAGCCTCGACGACGGCCGCCTCGCCACCGAGGGCCTGCCGTACGTCCTCACCGCGGTCCTGGGCACCTTCTGGGGCAAGGTCCTGCTGGTGGACGTGGCCATCGCCATCTTCGTCTGCACCCTGGCGATCCAGACTGCCGGTTCCCGCCTGGTCTTCTCCATGGCCCGCGACGGCAAGCTCCCGGCGTCGGCCCTGCTCTCCTCCGTCCACCCCACCCGCGGCACGCCCATGTGGCCCTCCATCGTGATCGGGGCCCTTGCAGTTGGAGTGCTGGCCATCAACGTGGGCAACGCCGCCCTGTTCACCACCCTGTGCAGCGTCTGCATCGTGATGGTCTACCTTGCCTACCTCCTGGTCACCGTCCCGCAGTTGCTCAACCGCCTCCGCGGCGACTGGGACCGGGTGGGCCAGACCATGCCGGCAGGCCTCTTCTCCCTGGGCCGCTGGGGCCTTCCGGTCAACATCCTGGCCGTCCTTTACGGCGGCGTGATGGTCGTCAACCTGGCTTGGCCCCGGCCCGAGGTGTACGACCCCTCGGGCGAGAACGGCCTCCTCCTCTGGTCCGCGCCCCTGATGGTCACCGCCGTGCTGCTCCTGGGCCTCTGGGTCCGGAGCCGGAACCTGGCAGCCAAAGCCTGA
- a CDS encoding urea amidolyase associated protein UAAP1, producing the protein MTQTIETPITGTATTAGARAHAREQHGKTAETMRFVPAASAPAHLLAGMPDGASPTWAESLAFGRYTTMSLARGTRVRLTDTAGDACVHTLLYRAGALYERLNVADTVKVPWQAYPAAGHPLLSDAGRLMATIVADTSSRHDALAGATTLAGNTAKYGAGTAHSASPAARELLTLGALKNGLGPRDVAPSLSFFKGIAVDPAGSITFMGSAGPGAAVELLLQMDAVLVFANTAHPLDPRADFTGTAVDIVAWHAPQDLPALEAGSLAGPLAPEHLQALRNTEHDLAARNAR; encoded by the coding sequence ATGACACAGACCATCGAAACGCCCATCACAGGCACCGCCACCACAGCCGGTGCCCGGGCCCACGCCAGGGAACAGCACGGCAAAACCGCGGAGACCATGCGCTTCGTGCCGGCAGCTTCCGCACCGGCCCACCTTCTGGCCGGAATGCCCGACGGCGCGTCCCCCACATGGGCCGAATCCCTCGCCTTTGGCCGCTACACCACCATGTCCCTGGCCCGCGGCACCCGGGTCCGGCTCACGGACACCGCCGGTGACGCCTGCGTGCACACCCTCTTGTACCGCGCCGGCGCCCTTTACGAACGCCTGAACGTCGCGGACACCGTCAAGGTCCCGTGGCAGGCATATCCTGCTGCCGGGCACCCGCTGCTGTCCGATGCCGGGCGCCTGATGGCAACCATCGTGGCGGACACCTCCTCCCGGCACGACGCACTGGCCGGCGCCACCACCCTCGCCGGCAACACGGCGAAGTACGGCGCCGGCACCGCCCACAGCGCCTCCCCGGCGGCACGCGAACTGCTCACCCTGGGCGCCCTGAAGAACGGCCTGGGGCCGCGCGACGTCGCCCCGTCGCTGTCGTTCTTCAAAGGCATCGCCGTTGACCCTGCGGGCAGCATCACCTTCATGGGAAGCGCGGGGCCGGGTGCCGCCGTCGAACTCCTGCTCCAGATGGACGCCGTGCTGGTCTTCGCCAACACCGCCCACCCGCTGGACCCGCGGGCGGACTTCACCGGAACCGCCGTCGACATCGTTGCCTGGCACGCGCCGCAGGACCTCCCCGCACTGGAAGCCGGCAGCCTGGCCGGACCATTGGCCCCGGAACACCTGCAGGCCCTCCGCAACACCGAACACGACCTCGCCGCAAGGAACGCCCGATGA
- a CDS encoding urea amidolyase associated protein UAAP2, protein MNTAIETRSTPDAADTALAPGAVVLDEFVEARGPWSAVVAAGDVLTIVDLEGNQAVDCLLYAAADTTVRYSAAATIASQQSIVLTKGSALRADTGAPLMTVVADEVGVHDTIGGACSQESNTLRYGQHTREQHACVENFLIEGSRWGLGKRDMVSNINWFMNVPVDPDGALGIVDGLSAPGKRVALKAEVDTLVLVSNCPQINNPCNGFNPTPVRVIVTRPEAAL, encoded by the coding sequence ATGAACACTGCAATCGAAACCAGGTCAACCCCTGACGCCGCCGACACCGCGCTCGCCCCAGGCGCCGTGGTCCTGGACGAGTTCGTGGAAGCCCGCGGCCCGTGGTCCGCCGTGGTGGCCGCCGGCGACGTGCTGACCATCGTGGACCTGGAAGGCAACCAGGCCGTGGACTGCCTGCTCTACGCCGCGGCCGACACCACCGTCCGCTACTCCGCCGCCGCCACTATCGCCTCCCAGCAGTCCATCGTCCTCACCAAAGGTTCAGCCCTGCGCGCAGACACCGGCGCTCCCCTGATGACCGTGGTGGCAGACGAAGTGGGCGTGCACGACACCATCGGCGGCGCCTGCTCCCAGGAGTCCAACACCCTCCGCTACGGCCAGCACACCCGCGAACAGCACGCCTGCGTGGAGAACTTCCTGATCGAAGGCTCCCGCTGGGGCCTGGGCAAGCGGGACATGGTGTCCAACATCAACTGGTTCATGAACGTCCCCGTGGACCCGGACGGCGCCCTGGGCATCGTGGACGGCCTGTCCGCCCCCGGCAAACGCGTTGCGCTGAAGGCCGAGGTGGACACCCTGGTGCTCGTCTCCAACTGCCCGCAGATCAACAACCCCTGCAACGGCTTCAACCCCACCCCCGTCCGCGTGATCGTCACCCGGCCGGAGGCTGCACTGTGA